The Kribbella amoyensis genomic sequence GGCGGTGTTGACGCCGACGACCTGACCGGACGCGTTGACCAACGGGCCGCCGGAGTTGCCTGGGTTGATGGCGGCGTCGGTCTGGATGGCGGACTGGCGGTTGCTGTTGTCGCCGAAGCGGGCCTGGCGGTTGACGGCGCTGACGATGCCGGCAGTGACGGTCCCTTCCAGGCCGAGGGGTGAGCCGACGGCGAGGACGGGGTCGCCGACACGGAGTTCGGCGGAGCGACCGAGGGTGAGGGCGCGGAGGCCGGAGCTGTTCGCGGCGTCGGAGACCTGCAGGACGGCCAGGTCGTTGTCGGTGTCCATACCGATGATGTCTGCTTCGAGGGTGCGGTTGTTCGCCAGGACCAGGGAGACGGAGCGGGCGCCTTCGACCACGTGGGCATTGGTGACCACGTGGCCCTGCTGGTCGATCGCGAACCCCGAGCCGGTGGCCCGGCCGGCCCGGACGGACACCACCCCGGGCAGGACGCTCGCCGCCGCCGAGGCGATCGACGAGCCGCCGGTACCGGGTGCCGACGGGGCCGAGGCCTGGGGCAACTGAGCCGTCGCCGGCCGGGACGGGTCGTCGCCCCAGGAACCGGTGACCGCGCCGGCCAGACCGCCGGCGAGGATCGACAGGGCGAGCCCGGCCACCAGCGCCCGTCCGGTACGGCGTACCGGTGCAGGTGGGGCCGCCACCCCGGCCGGCACCGGCGAGGGGGGAGCCGGTGGGGCCGAGGCCGGGGTGACGGGGAACGGGAGGCCGGTGGGCGCGGCCGGGGGTTGCGGTGCGGCCGGTGGTGGGCCGGGCCGGTAGTGGGGACCGCGGAACGGCTGACCCAGATGAGGGCTCACAAGGACTCCTAAAAGGTGCTCAGGGCAACCGCGAGAACCAGAGCAGCGAGGCGAGGCCGGCCAGCAGCGCCGCGGCCAGGGCGATACCCGCCACCAGGTTGGTGATCTCGCGTTCCTCGGTGGTCCAGCCGATCGACGACTGGAGGTCGGAGTACACGTCGCGCAGTTCCTGGTCGCTCTCGGCGGCGTAGAAGGAACCCGCGGTCGCCTCGGCCAGGTCCTGCAGGGACCCGGTGTCGGCGGGGACCGGCACCGGCCGGCCTTCGATGTCGACGGTGCCGTCCGGCGTGCCGTACGCGATCGTGGAGACGGGGACGCCGGCCTCGGTGGCCGCGCGGGCGCCTTCGTCGATCGGCCGGCCGGCCGTGTTGCCGCCGTCGGACAGCAGCACGATCCGGGCCGGCGGCGGGTCCTCGGCAGCCTGGGCGTCCAGCGAACGGACGGCCTGCAGGCTGGTCAGGACGGCTTCGCCGATCGCCGTGCTGTCGGTCAGCGTCAGCCCTTCGATCGCGTCCACGGTCGCCTGGTGGTTCGTACTCGGTGGCGCGACCACGGCCGCGGTCCGGGCGAACGAGACCAGGCCGACGTTGAACTGCTCGGGCAGGTTGTTGACGAACTCGGTCGCCGCCTCCTTGGCCACCTCGAACCGGTTCGGCGCCACGTCGGTGGCCGCCATCGAGTTGGAGATGTCCATCGCCACCACGACGGTCGCGCGTTCCCGCGGCACCCGGACGTCGGCGACGGGCCGGGCGATCGCGATGGTCAGCACCACGATCGCGGCCAGGAACGCCAGCGCGGGCGCGTGCCGTCGCCAGCCGGGGCGGCGCGGGGCCACCTTCTCCAGCATCGGCAGCGTCGCGAACCGGACGGCGTACCGGCTCCGGCGGCGCTGGGCGACGACATACGCGACGACGAGTGCCGCGGCGACGGGCAGCAGCCAGAGCCACAGGGGTTGCTCGAATCTCATCGGATCCCGGTCCTCCCTCGGGGGTTGCGGCGGGCCGCGGCCCGCCGGCGCGCGGTGGTGAAGGCGGCGACGTCACGGACCCAGTCCGTGTCGGTCCGCAGGATCAGGTGGCCGGCGCCCGCGGCGCGGATCGCCTGCGCGGTCTGTTCCCGCCGTTCGGTCATCGCCGCGGCGTACCGGGCGCGCAGCCGCTTGCTGCCGGTGTGGACCTCGCGGCGCCGGCCGGTCTCGGGATCGACCAGCGTGAGCAGGCCGACCTCGGGCAGTTCGAGTTCCCGCGGATCGACGATCTCGACCGCGAGGACCTCGTGCCGCGCGGTCAACCGGCGCAACGGTCCCGCCCAGCCACCGAGGCGGTCGCCCGCGGTCGCCGGGAACAGTCCGCTGTCGTCGTGGAAGTCGGACACCACCACCCGCAGCCCGGGCCGCGGGTGCTCGCGGGCCAGCCGGCTGATCGCCCGGCCGAGGTCGGTCGCGGGGTACTCCCCAGGGGTTGCCCTGGGCAACGAGAGCAACGTGCGGACGGTCCGGCGAAGTGCCGCGTGCCCGCCCCCGTCGGGGACCCGGCGGAGTTCGTTGCCCAGCGCAACCCGTACGCCGAGGCGGTTGCCCGGGCGGTCCGCGAGCAGGCCGACCGCACCGACCAC encodes the following:
- a CDS encoding S1C family serine protease; amino-acid sequence: MSPHLGQPFRGPHYRPGPPPAAPQPPAAPTGLPFPVTPASAPPAPPSPVPAGVAAPPAPVRRTGRALVAGLALSILAGGLAGAVTGSWGDDPSRPATAQLPQASAPSAPGTGGSSIASAAASVLPGVVSVRAGRATGSGFAIDQQGHVVTNAHVVEGARSVSLVLANNRTLEADIIGMDTDNDLAVLQVSDAANSSGLRALTLGRSAELRVGDPVLAVGSPLGLEGTVTAGIVSAVNRQARFGDNSNRQSAIQTDAAINPGNSGGPLVNASGQVVGVNTAIATLGSSSRSGNIGIGFAIPVDRMTTIVQNLID
- a CDS encoding VWA domain-containing protein, which produces MRFEQPLWLWLLPVAAALVVAYVVAQRRRSRYAVRFATLPMLEKVAPRRPGWRRHAPALAFLAAIVVLTIAIARPVADVRVPRERATVVVAMDISNSMAATDVAPNRFEVAKEAATEFVNNLPEQFNVGLVSFARTAAVVAPPSTNHQATVDAIEGLTLTDSTAIGEAVLTSLQAVRSLDAQAAEDPPPARIVLLSDGGNTAGRPIDEGARAATEAGVPVSTIAYGTPDGTVDIEGRPVPVPADTGSLQDLAEATAGSFYAAESDQELRDVYSDLQSSIGWTTEEREITNLVAGIALAAALLAGLASLLWFSRLP
- a CDS encoding DUF58 domain-containing protein, whose protein sequence is MNRPLPPATASGPDLLAGRERALRALELSVKRRLEGYLQGDITGLRSGPGSEPNEARPYQAGQDDVRRMDWNVTARSLEPHVRAPLAERELETWALVDASASMDFGTALSEKRDLAVAVVGAVGLLADRPGNRLGVRVALGNELRRVPDGGGHAALRRTVRTLLSLPRATPGEYPATDLGRAISRLAREHPRPGLRVVVSDFHDDSGLFPATAGDRLGGWAGPLRRLTARHEVLAVEIVDPRELELPEVGLLTLVDPETGRRREVHTGSKRLRARYAAAMTERREQTAQAIRAAGAGHLILRTDTDWVRDVAAFTTARRRAAARRNPRGRTGIR